The sequence AGCGTTGTTTCTTTAGCCGTCAGAACCTTAGCTGATGAGGGAGTATGGGCTTTAACTCTTCATACTGCTGGTGGAAGAAAGATGCTTGAGGAAGCTGTTAAAGAAAGGGAGCGAAGCGGTGGAAAGATGCTTCTTTTAGGAGTTACTATATTGACAAGCTTAAGTAAGGAGGATTGGGAAGAGATCGCACCGGGTTCTTCCTTTGAAAAGGCCCTATTGGCGAGAGTTAAGATATGCTATGAATGTGGATTAAATGGGCTTGTTTGCTCTGCTAAGGATCTCCCTCTTTTTAGGGAAGGCTTTGGTAAGAAGCTTCTTAAGGTTGTCCCTGGGATAAGGATTGATGGTGGGATTGATGATCAGGCGAGAACGGCCACTCCTAAGGAGGCGATTCTTAACGGTGCTGACTTTATAGTAGTTGGAAGAAGTATAACTAAAGCTAAGGATCCGAGAGAGGCTATCGATAGAATAGAAAGGGAGATAGAGGAGGGAAACATGTTGAAAGGCAAGCCACGGTTGCTTTTCCCTGTTTAGCGTTATATAATCTTGAAAAATAAATTGTATGTCCTTTAAGTGGGGGTGGGATATTGGCTAAGAGGATTAGCGTTCTTGATAGGGAGCGATGTATGGGATGTTATTCCTGTGTTTATGCTTGTAGCAGGACTTGGGGTAGGGTAGCTGGTATTGAGAAGGCGGCTTTAAGGATAAAAAGCTATTCTGGTGCTGAAGGCTTTTTCTCCATAAGGGTTTGCTCTGGTTGTGAAGATCCGGATTGTGCTAAAGCTTGTCCTACAGGTGCCCTCAGGCCATCTAAAAGGGGTTTTGGCGTTGATCTGGAAAAAAAGCTATGTAACGCTTGCGGTAGTTGCGTTTCATCCTGTATCTCTATGGCGCTTCAGTGGGATGAGGAAGAT comes from Synergistota bacterium and encodes:
- the pyrF gene encoding orotidine-5'-phosphate decarboxylase — encoded protein: MGDSPLILALDMESLEEMWGVLDLVGDKVKQIKIGHRLFALGGRDLLRKLNERWRVFLDFKLHDIPSVVSLAVRTLADEGVWALTLHTAGGRKMLEEAVKERERSGGKMLLLGVTILTSLSKEDWEEIAPGSSFEKALLARVKICYECGLNGLVCSAKDLPLFREGFGKKLLKVVPGIRIDGGIDDQARTATPKEAILNGADFIVVGRSITKAKDPREAIDRIEREIEEGNMLKGKPRLLFPV
- a CDS encoding (Fe-S)-binding protein; amino-acid sequence: MAKRISVLDRERCMGCYSCVYACSRTWGRVAGIEKAALRIKSYSGAEGFFSIRVCSGCEDPDCAKACPTGALRPSKRGFGVDLEKKLCNACGSCVSSCISMALQWDEEDKLPVPCRHCGVCASFCPRGVLGMEEVERA